Part of the Sulfurimonas sp. genome, TTGGTTTTCGTGTCGGCTTTCTCGGTATGCTTCATATGGAAGTTATCAAAGAGCGGCTTGAGAGAGAGTTTGATCTTGACCTCATCGCTACTGCTCCGTCCGTTGTCTACAATGTTTATCTTACAAACGGCGATATGGTCGAAGTTCAAAACCCCTCAGAGTTACCGCCAGTAAACTATATAGACAGAATCGAAGAGCCTTATGTAAAAGCTACGGTTATCACACCTACGGACTATCTTGGAAATATCATCAACCTTTTGGTTAGCAAAAGAGGCGCGCAAGACAAGATGACATATCTCAATGAAAACAGAGTTATGCTTGAGTACTCTCTTCCTATGAATGAAATCGTAGTCGATTTTTACGACAAACTAAAGTCAATCTCCAAAGGTTACGCTAGTTTTGACTATGAGCCTATCGGCTTTAGAGAGGGCGATCTTGTCAAACTTGATGTCGTTGTAGCAGGTGATGTAGTAGATGCGCTTAGCATTATCGTTCATCGCTCGGCAGCCGAGTATCGCGGTCGCGCGCTTGTTAAAAATATGAAAGAGATAGTTCCGAGACAACTTTTTGAAGTGGCTATCCAAGCATCTCTTGGAAACAGGGTTATTGCAAGAGAAACCGTTAAGAGCATGGGAAAAAATGTTACCGCTAAGTGTTACGGCGGGGATATTACCAGAAAGCGAAAACTGCTAGAGAAACAAAAAGCAGGTAAAAAGAGAATGAAGTCCATAGGAAAAGTTCAGCTTCCGCAAGAAGCGTTTATGTCTGTGTTGAAGATGGACTGATGAGATGTTTGCTTTGTGAGAGCCTGTCACTCTCACATATCTGCCGCAACTGCCAAAACACATTTCTAACTCCCTCTATCTACAAAAGAAAAATCCTTAAGGACATTGAAGTCATCTCTTTTTACAAATATAACGACATAAAAAATCTGCTTCATACCAAACATACCGATTTGGGGTATTATATCTACACTATTTTGGCGAAAAACTCATTTAAAAAATTTGCTGCCGAATTCGACTATGGGCATACGGTTGCTTCCGTTGCGATTGACGACATGGTGCAAGATGCTTACTCGCATACGGCAATCCTCAACAAAGCACTCAAGAGCAGATACATAAAACCGGAGTTCAACAAACTAAGAGCAAAAAACAGAGTGACTTACTCCGGAAAAAGCAGAGAGTTTAGGATGTTAAATCCAAGGGATTTTGAAGTAAAAAATATCAAAGCAAAAGAGCTGATTTTAGTCGATGACATAGTTACTACGGGTTTGACTTTTACTCAAGCGATTGGGACTCTGCAAAAAAACAGTCATAATGTTATTTTTTGTCTATCTTTAGCCGATGCAAGTATAAAATAAGGTGTTATTCTATATACTTTTTACCTATTTTTTAACATATTGGAATCTATA contains:
- a CDS encoding ComF family protein translates to MRCLLCESLSLSHICRNCQNTFLTPSIYKRKILKDIEVISFYKYNDIKNLLHTKHTDLGYYIYTILAKNSFKKFAAEFDYGHTVASVAIDDMVQDAYSHTAILNKALKSRYIKPEFNKLRAKNRVTYSGKSREFRMLNPRDFEVKNIKAKELILVDDIVTTGLTFTQAIGTLQKNSHNVIFCLSLADASIK